The genomic window GAGGTCCGCCCCGCTGACGCCCGCGGGCGCGCGCGTCCCCGGCGTCGAGCGGATCGCCGTCCTGCGGGCCAACTTCCTCGGCGACCTGGTGCTGACGCTGCCGGCGCTGGACGCGCTCCGGGCCGCCTACCCCGACGCCGAGATCACCCTGCTGGGCGCGCCGCTGCACGCCGCCCTCCTCGACGGGCGGCCCGGGCCGTGGGACCGCGTGGTCGTCGTCCCGCCGTGGCCCGGCGTGCGCGACGCCCCGGGTGCCTCCCGCGACGGCGCCGAGGTGCGCGAGTTCCTCGCCGGCCAGCGCGACGAGGGTTACGACCTCGCGCTGCAACTCCACGGCGGGGGCGGCAACTCCAACCCGTTCGTGGCCGCCCTGGGCGCCCGGGTGACCGCCGGCGCCCGCGACGTCGGCGCCCCGCCGCTGGACCGCTGGCTGCCCTACGTCTCCGACCAGCACGAGGTGCTGCGCTGCCTGGAGGTCGCGGGCCTCCTCGGCGCGGTGCCGGTGACCCTGGAGCCGCGGCTGGCGGTGACCCCCGAGGACGCCGCGGCGGCCGACGGCGTCCTGCCGCCCGGGCCCGAGCCGTGGGTGGCGCTGCACCCCGGCGCCCAGGACCCGCGGCGCCGGTGGCCGGCGGAGTGCTTCGCCGAGATCGCCGGCGGCCTGGCCGGCGAGGGGGCGCGGGTGGTGCTGGTCGGCGCGGGCGAGGACGACCGGCGGGCGGCCGACGCGATCCGCGCGGCGACGACGGCGCCGCCGCTGGACCTCGTGGGCCGGCTGTCGCTGTCCGCGCTGGCCGGCGTCCTGGCCCGCTGCCGGCTGGTGGTCGCCAACGACTCCGGCCCGCGCCACCTCGCCGAGGCGGTCGGGACGGCGACCGTCGGCGTCTTCCTCGAGCGCAACCTGCTCAACGCCGGCCCCCTCACCCGCCGGCAGCACCGGGTGGCGGTCTCGGCCCGGACGGCGTGCCCGGTGTGCGGCGTCGACCAGGGCCGCGCGCGCTGCGGGCACGACGCGTCCCTGGTCGCCGACGTGCCCCTGGAGACGGTGCGGGCCGCCGCCCTCGACCTGCTCGAGGACGGCGGCCCGTCGGTGCACCCCGCCGCCGCTGCCGCGCGGCAGCGGCGGCGTCCGGCTCAGCAGCCGGGGAGGCGTGCGGCGAGGTAGGACTCGACGGCGTCCAGGCCGATCCGCTCCTGGCTCATCGAGTCCCGCTCCCGCACCGTCACCGCGTCGTCGGTGAGGGTGTCGAAGTCGACGGTGAGGCAGAACGGCGTGCCGATCTCGTCCTGCCGGCGGTAGCGGCGGCCGATCGCGCCGGCGTCGTCGAAGTCGACGTTCCAGTTCCGGCGCAGCCGGGCGGCGAGGTCCCGCGCCTTGGGCGAGAGGTCGGCGTTGCGCGACAGCGGCAGGACGGCGGCCTTGACCGGCGCCAGCCGCGGGTCCAGCCGCAGCACGGTGCGGACGTCGACGCCGCCCTTGGCGTTGGGCGCCTCGTCCTCGGTGTAGGCCTCGACGAGGAAGGCCATGAGCGAGCGGGTCAGCCCGGCGGCAGGCTCGATGACGTAGGGCGTCCAGCGGGTGTTGCTGGCCTGGTCGAAGTAGGACAGGTCGACGCCGGAGTGCTCGCTGTGCGTGGACAGGTCGAAGTCGGTGCGGTTGGCGATGCCCTCGAGCTCACCCCACTCCGAGCCCTGGAAGCCGAAGCGGTACTCGATGTCGACGGTGCGCTTCGAGTAGTGCGACAGCTTCTCCTCCGGGTGCTCGAAGTGCCGCAGGTTGTCCGGCGAGATCCCGAGGTCGGTGTACCAGCGGGTCCGCTCGTCGATCCAGTACTGGTGCCACTCCTCGTCGCTGCCCGGCTCGACGAAGAACTCCATCTCCATCTGCTCGAACTCGCGCGTGCGGAAGATGAAGTTGCCCGGGGTGATCTCGTTGCGGAAGGACTTGCCGATCTGCCCGATGCCGAACGGCGGCTTCTTGCGGGCGGCGCCCATGACGTTGGCGAAGTTCACGAAGATGCCCTGCGCGGTCTCCGGGCGCAGGTAGTGCAGCCCCGACTCGTCCTCGACCGGGCCGAGGTAGGTCTTCAGCATCATGTTGAAGTCGCGCGGCTCGGTCCACTGGCCGGTCACGCCGCAGTTCGGGCAGGTGATCTCGGTCAGGCCGTTCTCCGGGAGCCGGCCCTTCTTCGCCTCGAAGGCCTCCTCGAGGTGGTCGGCCCGGAAGCGCTTGTGGCAGTTCTGGCACTCGGTCAGCGGGTCGGTGAAGACGCCGACGTGACCGGAGGCCACCCACGTCTGGCGCGGCAGGATCACCGAGGAGTCCAGGCCGACGATGTCGTCGCGACTCTGGACGACGGTGCGCCACCACTGCTTCTTGATGTTCTCCTTGAGCTCGACGCCCAGGGGCCCGTAGTCCCAGGCGGAGCGGGTGCCGCCGTAGATCTCACCCGACGGGAAGACGAAACCCCGGCGCTTGCAGAGGTTGACCACCTTCTCGAGGCGGGCGGGGTCGTGCGGCGCGGTCGACGTGCTGGTGGTGCTGGCGCTCACGGGCTGGGTGCTCCATCCGGCTGGCGGTCGGCGGTTGACCCGCCCACGGTAGACGCCCCGCCCGCGCGCCCCCGCCCGCCGTGGCCCCTCAGGGGGAGGTGTAGCCGCAGACGGCCGGACCGCCCTCGTCCACGACGGTGACCACGAACGCCGCCTGCTCGCCGCTGTCCAGGGTCACCTCGAAGGTGACCTCGTCGACGTCCCCGGCGGCGGTCGCGCCGGTGGCCGACCCCTCGGTGATCTGCCCGCCGAGGAAGGTGTCGAAGTCGTCGAGCAGCGCCTGCCCGTCGGGGAACTGGCCCTGCCCGTCGGTGCACAGGTCGGCGTAGGCGGTGTCGCCGTTCCGGTCGACCACCGCCTGCACCCACGAGGCGGCGAACTCCAGGCTGCCCGGGATCCCCGGCTCCCCTCCCCCGCCGGTCCCGCCCCCGCCGGTCGGCGTCGACGCCCCGCCGCCGAAGCCACCCTCGCCGGAGGGAGACGACGAGGAGGACGAGGAGGACGACGAGGACGACGGCGCCGAGGACGAGGTGCTCGCCGACGTGGCGGTGGCGGTGGACGTACCGGCGTCGTTCCCGCGATCGAGCAGGACGACGGCGAGCACGCCACCGCCGACGAGCAGGACGGCGAGCGCGACGAGGAGCGCCACGAGCGGGCCACGGCCCTTCCGCGGCGCCCCCGGGCCTGACCCGCCGTACGGGGGCTGGCCGTAGACGGGCTGGCCGTAGCCGGGCTGGCCGTACTGCTGCTGCCCGTACGGGGGCTGCCCGTACTGAGGCGGGCCGTACGCGGGCTGGCCGTAGGGAGGCTGACCGTGGGGACCCTGCCCGTAGCCGGGCTGGCCCTGACCCGGCGGACCGTAGGAGGGCTGGCCATACGGGGGCTGGCCCTGGCCCGGCTGTCCCTGGCCCGGCTGTCCCTGGCCCGGCTGTCCCTGGCCCGGCTGTCCCTGGCCCGGCTGTCCCTGCTGGGGCCGGCCGTACGGGGGCTGCTGCACCGGGCCACCCAGGCGCAGCGTCGGGTCGCGCTGCTCGGACGCGCCGGGCAGCCGGTCGGTGGGCGGGTCGGGCAGCGGACGCGGCGGCACCGGGGGGAGTCGGACCTCGCGGGTGCGGTCGGGCGGCGGCGTCCCGTCGTCGTGCGGCGGCTGGCTCATCGCGCCTCTCCCGATCCGGCGTGTGCTGTCCCGCGAAGGCTACGCATCCGGCGGGGCCGTGGCCGGGCACGCCGGGCTCACCCCGCTGGGAGGTAGGCGCCGGGCTCGTCGAGGGCGTGCACCCACACCGGCGCGCCCGCCACCTTCACCTCCGCGGCCGACAGCGCGCGGCGGTAGGCGCCGACCCCGTCCCAGCGGGTGACCAGCGCCCACAGGGTCGGGTCGTCGGCGCAGCGTCCGGACTCCCCGCCGAGGCAGCCGGGCCGCGCGGCCAGCGCGGCGAGCAGTCCGTCGACGGCGGACGCGACCTCGGCCGCCTCGCTCTCGGGCACGCGCAACCGGGTCACGGCGAACACCGGCACATCGTGCCGCAGTCGCGGGGCACAGACGGCGACGGCCGGTCCCCGCGGGTGCGGGGACCGGCCGTCGGGGGGGTGCGTCAGCCGAAGTTGCAGACCGTCAGGTCCGCCTGCACCCACACCTCCACGGTCTGGGTGCTGCCGTCGTCGAGGGTCAGCTCGAAGGTGGCGACGTCGACGGAGTTCGCCGGGTCGTACTCGATGCTGACCAGGCCGCCGTCGGTGATCGTGTGGCCGCCCAGGATCTGGCTGTAGAAGTACAGCGTCAGGTACTCCTCGGGGCTGTACTCGCTGCCGGCCGAACCCTCCTGGGCGGCGGACTGCAGCTCGGCGCAGGAGAGGCCGAAGGCGGTGGTGTAGTCGAAGTCGTACACCGCCTGGACCCACGCGAGGGCGAGGTCGGAGGAGCCGGCGATCTGGCCCGCGTCGGCGCCCCCGCCGGTCTCGTTCCCCATCGGCGTGCCACCGCCGGTGCTGCCTCCGCCGCCGGGGGTGCTGCCGCCGCCGGGGCCGGGCGTGCCGGCACCGCCGGGGACCGAGACCGGGCCGCCCATGTCCATGCCCATGCCGGAGCCGGAGCCGGAGCCGGAGCCGGAGCCGGAGCCGCTGTCGGAGCCGCTGTCCGCGGAGGTGGACGTGGAGGTGGAGGTCTGCTGCGCCGCGGGAGCCGGGTCGTCGTTCCCGCGGAGGAGGAAGAACAGCAGCACGCCGACGCCGGCCGCCACCACCACGACCGCGGTGATGACCCACGGCAGGACGCTCTTCTTCTTGGGCGGCTGGCCGTAGCCGCCGGGACCGAAGCCGGGGCCACCGCCCGGGCCGAAGCCGGGCGCGCCGTACTGGCCGGGCTGCGCGTACTGGCCCGGCGCGCCGTACTGGCCGGGCGCGCCGTACTGGCCGGGCTGCGCGTACTGACCGGGCGCGCCGTACTGGCCGGGGGGCTGACTCATCTGCTTCTTCCGTTCGTGTGGACGGGCGCTGGGGGCCCGCGAGCGAGAGCAAGATAGGGAGACTCCGCCGCCCCGCATACCGGTTCGCGCGCGGCAGTTCCGCGGACCGGTCACAGGTGGGTCACGGCCCGGCGACCGGCGTCCCGCAGGTGGAGGAGCCGCGGCCGGGACGCTGGTCGGGGTGCGCACCCGTCCCTAGACTCCGCCGACGACCCGCACCCGGCGCCGGCTCCGACGAGCGCCCGCGCTGCGGCACACGGAGGAACGACCGGTGGAGTTGCAACAGTTCGGCCCCTACCGCATCGAGGCCCTGCTCGGCCGCGGCGGGATGGGTGAGGTGTACCGCGCCTTCGACACCGAGCACGACCGCACGGTCGCGCTCAAGGTGCTCTCCGAGCACCTGGCCGCGGACAAGGGGTACCGCGAGCGCTTCCGCCGGGAGGCGCACCTCGCGGCCCGGCTCAACGAGCCGCACATCGTCCCGATCCACCGCTACGGCGAGATCGAGGGCCGGCTGTTCCTCGACATGCGCCTGGTGCCCGGCCGCGACGTCGCCGCGGTCCTCGCCGCGGAGGGGCCGATGAGCCCGCAGCGTGCGGTGTCCGTCGTCAGCCAGACCGCCCGCGCGCTGGACGCCGCGCACGCCGACGGCCTGGTGCACCGCGACGTCAAGCCCTCCAACGTGCTGCTCACCGGCACCGGCGAGGACGAGTTCGTCTACCTCGTGGACTTCGGCATCGCCCGGTCGACCTCGGACGCGCAGGGCCCGGCGCTGACCCAGACCGGCGCCGCGCTCGGGTCCTTCGACTACATGGCCCCCGAGCGGTTCCTCGAGAAGCCGATCGACAAGCGGGTCGACGTCTACGCGCTGGCCTGCGTGCTGTTCGAGTGCCTCACCGGCCGCCGTCCCTTCACCGGTGACGGGCTGGCCACGCTGATGTACGCCCACCTCAACAACACCCCGCAGGCCCCGTCGGCGCTGCGGCCGGGGCTGCCGCGCGCGCTGGACGACGTCGTGCGCAAGGGCCTGGCCAAGGAGCCCGACGAGCGGTACGCGACCTGCGGCGAGCTCGCTGCGGCCGCGCGCGCGGCGCTGAGCTCGGCCGGGGTGTCGGTCCGGACCGAGGCCGCCCCGCCCACCTCGGTCAGCCCGCTCCCCCATCCGCAGACGGTGGGCTTCTCCTCCCCCGGCCCGGCCGGCACCTACGGCGCACCCTCGCACGCGGTCGCGCCCGCGGCGCTCTACGGCCCGCCGTCGAACCCCGGCTACCCGACCGGCGGCTACGGCCCGCCGTCGGACCCCGGCCCGCCCACCGGCTACGGCCCGACCTCCAACCCGGGCCCGCCCACCGGCTACGGCCCGACCTCCAACCCGGGCCCGCCCGGGTATCCGCCCCCGACCGGCCCGGCCTTCCCGCCGCCGGCCGGCGGGTCCTCGGCCAGCGGCCGGGGCCGCGGCTCGAGCAAGCTGCCGCTGGTCATCGTCGGCACGGCCGTGGTGGTCATCGCGGTCGTGGTCGGGATCATCGCCCTGGCCGGCGGCTTCAGCGGGGGGGACGACGTCCGGGCCGACGACACGGACACCTCGACCGGCTCGTCGAGCGGCGGCTCCTCCGGCAGCGACGACCCCGCGGACCCCGAGGACGAGTTGCTGAGCGTGATCCCCGGCGGGTTCGACGTCGAGGACTGCACGTCCGGGACCCCCGCCGGGGACGGGGACCGGGCGCGGGTGGAGTGCGGAGCCGCCACGCAGCCCGGCCCCGAGGTGTCGTTCTTCTACCTCTACGAGGACGAGGCGGCCGTCGACAGCGTGTTCCTCTCCGACGTCGGCAACGTGGGCCTGTCCCCCCTGACCAGCACCGACTGCCCGGACGCACAGGGTTACCGCGGGTACGAGGCCGACGACCAGCCGGCCGGGCGGGTGGCCTGCTGGGTGGACACCGACGGCGACGCGAACATCGCGTGGACCCAGAACGACGTGGCCGCCGAGGGCCTCGTCACCATCCCCGACGGCGGGCAGTCCGGGCTCGCCGACCTGTGGGCGTGGTGGAACGACCCGGCCAACAGCGACTTCGTGCAGCGCTGAGGTCCCGCGCGAGGTCCTGACACGACGAGGGCCCCGTCCCCACCGGCCGGTGGGAACGGGGCCCTCGTCGGATCGGAGCCGCCGGTCAGGCGCGGGCGGCTCCCAGCGCGGCGTCGGCCAGCCGGTCGAGCCGCTCGGCCACCTGCAGCGCGGTCACCGGGCGCTGGCCCACCGGCGCCAGGCACTCGGAGACCAGCGCGGCCTCGTCGTCGGTCAGCCCGGGGGCGATGGCCGGCTCGGCGCTCATCACCCGGCGGATGGCCAGCAGCGGCTCGCCGTCGGGCAGCTCGCCGTAGAGGCCGGTGCCGGTGAGCGCCCGGTTGAGGGTGGCCCCGAGGGCGAACACCTCGGTGGCGCGGGACGGGCGCTCGCCGCGCAGCAGCGCCGGGTCGAGGTACTCGACCGACGCCGCGCTCGCCATGCCGGTGAGCGTCACGCCCGGGGCCAGGTAGCGGGCCAGCCCGAGGTCGGAGAGCTTGCCGCCGTCCTCGGTGAGCAGGATGTTGGCCGGCTTGATGTCGCCGTGGGTCAGCCCCGCCTCGTGCAGCGCGTGCGCCGCGTGGGCGGCGTGGGCCACCGCGCGCAGCACCTCACCGCGGCTCAGCGGCCGCGCCGGGGCGGCCAGCGAACCGAGCGGGCAGTACTCCATCGCGTACAGGAAGCTGTCCTGCAGCACGGCGTCGTAGACCCTGACCAGGTACGGCGAGGCCACCTGCGCGAACGCGCGCAGCTCGCGCACGCCCCGCTCGTAGGCCTGCTCGCTGTGCGTGCCGGTGAAGACCTTCACCGCGACGTACTCGTCGGGCAGCCCCAGCCGCGCCGGCGGGCGGGCGAGGTAGAAGCGGCCGTTGTTGCCCTCGCCGAGCACACGGATCACCTGGTAGTCCGCGATCGTGGCAGGCGCCGCGCCCACCAGGCCGACGGCATCCATGCATGTCCTCCTGAAACGCTGTCCTCCCCGGACGAGCCGGGGACGCCGCCGGTGCGGCAGCGGCACAGTGTGACGGCACCCGTGCCGTCCCGGAAGCCGTTCACGCCTGCGAAGTCCCGCGCGCGGAGCGCCCCCGGGGCGGACGGAGCGCAGCTAGCATCCGCGCCCGGCTGGCCCCGGTGGCCCGGATCCGGCCGTCCCACCCGACTCCCGCGCGGTCCCACGTGGCGCGGACAGCACCGCCCGGAGACCCAGTGGAAGCGCGCCCCGTCGCAGAGATCATCGCCTACGTGTTCGTCGATCTGGCGGTGATCATGATCATCGCGAGGTTGATGGGCCGCCTGGCCGTCAAGGTCGGCCAGCCGGCCGTCGTCGGGGAGATCGTCGCCGGCATCCTCCTCGGCCCGACCCTCCTCGGCGCGCTGCCCGGCGACCTGGACCTGCTGCTGTTCCCCACCGACATCCGGCCGTTCCTCAACGTGCTCGCGCAGCTCGGCCTGGTCCTGTTCATGTTCCTGGTGGGCCTCGAGGTCGACCTGTCCTTCATGCGCGGGAGGGAGAAGGTCGCCGTCTCGGTCTCGCTGGCCTCGATCCTGCTGCCCTTCTCACTCGGCGTGCTGCTGGCGACCTACCTGCACGTGCAGCACGACGTCTTCACCGAGATGGACGGCACCACCTCGCCGATCCCGTTCCTCGGGTTCGCGCTGTTCCTCGGCGTGGCGATGTCCATCACCGCGTTCCCGGTCCTGGCCCGGATCCTCGCCGAGCGGCAGATGCACCGGATCCCCACCGGTGTGCTCGCGCTGGCCTGCGCCGCCGTCGACGACGTCCTCGCCTGGTGCCTCCTGGCCGTCGTCGTCGCGATCGTGGCGGCCTCCTCGTTCAGCGGCGTCGTGCTGATCCTCGGCCTGTCGGTGGCCTTCGCCCTGGTGATGTTCCTGGTCGTCAAGCCGCTGCTGCGGGTGCTGGTGACCCGCTACGAGCGGCTGGGTCAGCTCACCCCGGAGATGCTGGCCGGCGTCCTCATCGGCATCCTCGCCAGCGCCTGGGTGGCCGAGGAGATCGGCATCCACTTCATCTTCGGCGCCTTCCTCTTCGGCGTCGTGATGCCGCGCAAGGGCGCCGCCCGGCTCAACCACGAGATCGTCGACCGGCTCGAGCAGGTCAGCGTGCTCCTGCTGCTGCCGGTCTTCTTCGTCATCACCGGGCTCAACGTCGACGTCGGCGCGATCGACCTCGCCGGCCTCGGCGAGCTGTGCCTCATCCTGCTGGTGGCGATCTCCGGCAAGTTCGTCGGCGCCTACGCCGCGGCCCGGGCGATGCGGGTGCCCAAGCGCCAGTCCACCGCCCTCGCGACGCTGATGAACACCCGCGGCCTCACCGAGCTGGTCATCCTCAACATCGGCGTCCAGCAGGGTGTGCTCGACGGCGAGATGTTCACGCTGATGGTGATCATGGCGCTGGTGACGACGGGCATGGCGACGCCGCTGCTCAACGTCATCTACCCCAAGCGCATCCTGCAGCGCGACATCGCCGCGGCCGAGCGCGCCGAACTGGGTCTCACCGAGGCCTACACCGTCGTCGTGGTGGTGGACGACCTCGACCGGGACGCCGCGCTGGTCGACCTGGCCTGCGACCTCGTGGGCCGCGAGACGCCCGCCCAGGTCGTCCTCACCCGGGTGGTCCACCGCTCGCGGCCCAAGCCCGAGTGGGCCAGCGGCCTGGGCGCGGACCTCGAGCTGATGGCCACCGTGGCCGACGAGCTGCGGACGCTGGCCCGGCAGGTCGAGGCCCGGGGACTCAGGGCCTCCGTCGCCTCGCGGTTCAGCGAGGACCCGTGGGCCGAGGTCGTCGACCTGGCCGGCAGCACCGAGGCCGACGTCGTCCTGGTCCGCAGCGGCTGGGGTCTGGCCGAGGGCGCGCTGGCCGCCGACGGCTCCGGCACCCCCTGGCCGCCGTCGCTGCGCGGGTCCGTCGTGACCGTCTCCGGCGAGCTCGGCGAGGCCGGACTGCAGCCCGGCGGGCCGGTGGCCGTGCTGCAGGACGGCGACGCCGACGGGCGGGCGGCGCTGCGGCTGGCCGCGCACGCCGCCGTGGGTCGGCGCGTGCCGCTGCAGCTGCGGGCCGGCGAGGGGCGGAGGGGCGTCAAGCGCAACGTCGCGGACTCCCTGCGCAGGGCGGGTGTGCAGGTCGCCGCGCAGGCGGAGTCCCTGCCGGCCCTGCTGGTCGCCCCGGCCGGCGCGGGCACCGTCCCGGGGGCCGACGACCTGACGCCGATCCTGCTGGTGCACGCCGGCACGGCCGACACCGACCGCGACATGGACGAGACCCTCGCCGGCATCGCGGCCCGTCCCGGGGCGGTCTGACCGTCCTCTCCTGCAGGCCCGGAGCCCGCGTCCCGTTCGAGGGGACGCGGGCTCCGTCGTCTCCGGGGTCGGGTCCCCGGGCGAGGCCGCCGGCGGCGGCCTCCTCCCCCTCGGCTCGCTCGTGCTCTGCCCCGCGTCAGTGGGCAGAGCACGAGCGTCCACGGGAGAGCCTCCCGCACCCCCGGACACGTGACGGCGCCCGCCTCCCCGAGCGGGGAGACGGGCGCCGTGGTGGTGCCGGGAGCGGTCAGTAACCGCCGTGCGGCGACTCGAAGGCGAACTGCCGGCCACCCATGCGGACGGCCATGCCCGGGGTCAGCCGGACCGGCTGGTCGGGCACCAGTGAGGACCAGCCCGGTGCGCCGCGCGGGGCGACGAGCGTGCCGTTGGCCGAGCCGGTGTCGACCAGCAGCACGTCCCAGCCCTCGAGCCGGATCTCGGCGTGGTGCCGGCTGACCCCGCCGGTCTGGTCGAGGACCAGCAGCGGCCGCAGTTGCCCGGAGGCCACCCGCTCGTCGGTCTCCGGTTCGCGGCCCAGCAGGTAGTCCATGTCGAGGCTGACCGTCGCGCCGTCGTCGAAGACGAGCAGCCCCAGCGGCGGGCGCACGCCCTCGATCAGCACCGCCGTCTGCTGGGTGGTGCGGATCCCGCACAACGCGCAGAAGCCGGCCCGCGGGTCGTTGAGGTGGCCGTTCTTGCAGAGGATGCCCTTGACCTTGGCCCGCTCGTCCTCCGGCTCCGCCGC from Geodermatophilus normandii includes these protein-coding regions:
- a CDS encoding glycosyltransferase family 9 protein, whose protein sequence is MPRSAPLTPAGARVPGVERIAVLRANFLGDLVLTLPALDALRAAYPDAEITLLGAPLHAALLDGRPGPWDRVVVVPPWPGVRDAPGASRDGAEVREFLAGQRDEGYDLALQLHGGGGNSNPFVAALGARVTAGARDVGAPPLDRWLPYVSDQHEVLRCLEVAGLLGAVPVTLEPRLAVTPEDAAAADGVLPPGPEPWVALHPGAQDPRRRWPAECFAEIAGGLAGEGARVVLVGAGEDDRRAADAIRAATTAPPLDLVGRLSLSALAGVLARCRLVVANDSGPRHLAEAVGTATVGVFLERNLLNAGPLTRRQHRVAVSARTACPVCGVDQGRARCGHDASLVADVPLETVRAAALDLLEDGGPSVHPAAAAARQRRRPAQQPGRRAAR
- a CDS encoding glycine--tRNA ligase, with amino-acid sequence MSASTTSTSTAPHDPARLEKVVNLCKRRGFVFPSGEIYGGTRSAWDYGPLGVELKENIKKQWWRTVVQSRDDIVGLDSSVILPRQTWVASGHVGVFTDPLTECQNCHKRFRADHLEEAFEAKKGRLPENGLTEITCPNCGVTGQWTEPRDFNMMLKTYLGPVEDESGLHYLRPETAQGIFVNFANVMGAARKKPPFGIGQIGKSFRNEITPGNFIFRTREFEQMEMEFFVEPGSDEEWHQYWIDERTRWYTDLGISPDNLRHFEHPEEKLSHYSKRTVDIEYRFGFQGSEWGELEGIANRTDFDLSTHSEHSGVDLSYFDQASNTRWTPYVIEPAAGLTRSLMAFLVEAYTEDEAPNAKGGVDVRTVLRLDPRLAPVKAAVLPLSRNADLSPKARDLAARLRRNWNVDFDDAGAIGRRYRRQDEIGTPFCLTVDFDTLTDDAVTVRERDSMSQERIGLDAVESYLAARLPGC
- a CDS encoding antibiotic biosynthesis monooxygenase family protein, with protein sequence MFAVTRLRVPESEAAEVASAVDGLLAALAARPGCLGGESGRCADDPTLWALVTRWDGVGAYRRALSAAEVKVAGAPVWVHALDEPGAYLPAG
- a CDS encoding serine/threonine-protein kinase, giving the protein MELQQFGPYRIEALLGRGGMGEVYRAFDTEHDRTVALKVLSEHLAADKGYRERFRREAHLAARLNEPHIVPIHRYGEIEGRLFLDMRLVPGRDVAAVLAAEGPMSPQRAVSVVSQTARALDAAHADGLVHRDVKPSNVLLTGTGEDEFVYLVDFGIARSTSDAQGPALTQTGAALGSFDYMAPERFLEKPIDKRVDVYALACVLFECLTGRRPFTGDGLATLMYAHLNNTPQAPSALRPGLPRALDDVVRKGLAKEPDERYATCGELAAAARAALSSAGVSVRTEAAPPTSVSPLPHPQTVGFSSPGPAGTYGAPSHAVAPAALYGPPSNPGYPTGGYGPPSDPGPPTGYGPTSNPGPPTGYGPTSNPGPPGYPPPTGPAFPPPAGGSSASGRGRGSSKLPLVIVGTAVVVIAVVVGIIALAGGFSGGDDVRADDTDTSTGSSSGGSSGSDDPADPEDELLSVIPGGFDVEDCTSGTPAGDGDRARVECGAATQPGPEVSFFYLYEDEAAVDSVFLSDVGNVGLSPLTSTDCPDAQGYRGYEADDQPAGRVACWVDTDGDANIAWTQNDVAAEGLVTIPDGGQSGLADLWAWWNDPANSDFVQR
- a CDS encoding protein kinase domain-containing protein, with product MDAVGLVGAAPATIADYQVIRVLGEGNNGRFYLARPPARLGLPDEYVAVKVFTGTHSEQAYERGVRELRAFAQVASPYLVRVYDAVLQDSFLYAMEYCPLGSLAAPARPLSRGEVLRAVAHAAHAAHALHEAGLTHGDIKPANILLTEDGGKLSDLGLARYLAPGVTLTGMASAASVEYLDPALLRGERPSRATEVFALGATLNRALTGTGLYGELPDGEPLLAIRRVMSAEPAIAPGLTDDEAALVSECLAPVGQRPVTALQVAERLDRLADAALGAARA
- a CDS encoding cation:proton antiporter — translated: MEARPVAEIIAYVFVDLAVIMIIARLMGRLAVKVGQPAVVGEIVAGILLGPTLLGALPGDLDLLLFPTDIRPFLNVLAQLGLVLFMFLVGLEVDLSFMRGREKVAVSVSLASILLPFSLGVLLATYLHVQHDVFTEMDGTTSPIPFLGFALFLGVAMSITAFPVLARILAERQMHRIPTGVLALACAAVDDVLAWCLLAVVVAIVAASSFSGVVLILGLSVAFALVMFLVVKPLLRVLVTRYERLGQLTPEMLAGVLIGILASAWVAEEIGIHFIFGAFLFGVVMPRKGAARLNHEIVDRLEQVSVLLLLPVFFVITGLNVDVGAIDLAGLGELCLILLVAISGKFVGAYAAARAMRVPKRQSTALATLMNTRGLTELVILNIGVQQGVLDGEMFTLMVIMALVTTGMATPLLNVIYPKRILQRDIAAAERAELGLTEAYTVVVVVDDLDRDAALVDLACDLVGRETPAQVVLTRVVHRSRPKPEWASGLGADLELMATVADELRTLARQVEARGLRASVASRFSEDPWAEVVDLAGSTEADVVLVRSGWGLAEGALAADGSGTPWPPSLRGSVVTVSGELGEAGLQPGGPVAVLQDGDADGRAALRLAAHAAVGRRVPLQLRAGEGRRGVKRNVADSLRRAGVQVAAQAESLPALLVAPAGAGTVPGADDLTPILLVHAGTADTDRDMDETLAGIAARPGAV